One genomic segment of Flavobacteriaceae bacterium includes these proteins:
- a CDS encoding glutathione peroxidase has translation MDSIYNISIKSLQGETIHFSDFKGKKILFVNVASECGFTPQYKALQELYETYQNILVVIGIPCNQFGKQEPGTSEEIQKFCKINYGVSFLITEKIDVKGKNQHSLYTWLTKKIHNGKKNSSVKWNFQKYLVNENGRLIDYFYSITSPTSSKIKKYLQ, from the coding sequence ATGGATTCTATTTACAACATATCAATAAAATCGCTACAAGGCGAAACGATACATTTTTCGGATTTTAAAGGCAAAAAAATCTTATTTGTAAATGTAGCCTCCGAATGTGGATTTACACCTCAGTATAAAGCTTTACAAGAATTATATGAAACGTATCAAAATATTTTAGTAGTAATAGGAATACCATGCAATCAATTTGGGAAACAAGAACCGGGAACTTCCGAAGAAATCCAAAAGTTCTGTAAAATAAACTATGGGGTTTCTTTTTTGATTACCGAAAAAATTGACGTCAAAGGGAAAAATCAGCATTCTTTATATACTTGGCTCACAAAGAAAATACATAACGGGAAAAAGAATTCTTCTGTAAAATGGAATTTTCAAAAATATTTAGTAAATGAAAATGGTCGGTTAATCGATTATTTTTATTCCATAACATCGCCTACAAGTTCAAAAATCAAAAAATATTTACAATAG